The Anolis carolinensis isolate JA03-04 chromosome 2, rAnoCar3.1.pri, whole genome shotgun sequence genome has a window encoding:
- the stx8 gene encoding syntaxin-8 isoform X3, producing the protein MAPDPWLSMYESTCHTAQEAAEKIQERNRYQRNGESTAKLNVAIRSLLQNLKEKTDQLKDRLFHSVSTRQITQLEGDRRQNLVDELHTRHRQLQASFKNEGTEPDVIRSSLMAGGVKQNITNPWLVEEPEETRGLGFHEIQQQQKRIIEEQDAGLDALSSILSRQKQMGQEIGNELEEQNAGDIYKSQHQA; encoded by the exons GCTTTCGATGTATGAGTCTACTTGTCATACTGCCCAAGAAGCTGCTGAAAAAATTCAAGAACGCAACAGATATCAAAGGAATGGTGAGAGTACGGCTAAG CTCAATGTCGCCATCAGGTCACTATTGCAAAATCTCAAAGAAAAGACTGATCAGTTGAAAGACCGACTATTTCATTCTGTATCAACACGTCAGAT AACACAACTTGAAGGAGACAGACGGCAGAATTTAGTTGATGAACTTCACACACGTCACAGGCAACTCCAGGCATCTTTCAAAAATGAAGGGACAGAGCCAGATGTTATAAG GTCTAGCCTAATGGCAGGAGGTGTCAAGCAAAATATAACAAATCCATGGCTTGTGGAGGAGCCTGAGGAAACAAGGGGGCTTGGCTTTCATGAAATCCAACAGCAGCAAAAAAGAATAATAGAAG AGCAAGATGCTGGCCTCGATGCTCTCTCTTCAATTCTATCACGGCAAAAACAAATGGGACAGGAAATCGGGAATGAATTAGAGGAACAGAATG